One genomic segment of Profundibacter amoris includes these proteins:
- the rpsT gene encoding 30S ribosomal protein S20, which yields MANSPQAKKRARQNERRYEINKARRTRVRTFLRKVEEAIESGDKDAAQAALRAVQPELMRGVSRGIFHKNTVARKMSRLSARVKALG from the coding sequence ATGGCAAATTCGCCCCAAGCAAAGAAACGCGCCCGCCAGAACGAGCGCCGTTATGAAATCAACAAAGCCCGCCGTACACGCGTTCGCACCTTCCTGCGCAAAGTAGAAGAAGCCATCGAAAGCGGCGACAAAGATGCAGCGCAGGCTGCCCTTCGTGCGGTACAGCCGGAACTGATGCGCGGCGTATCGCGCGGCATTTTCCACAAGAACACAGTTGCGCGCAAAATGTCGCGCCTGTCTGCCCGGGTCAAAGCGCTGGGCTAA
- a CDS encoding enoyl-CoA hydratase — translation MAYETLIVETEDHVALIKLNRPEALNALNSQLLGELAEALKAAEENEKVRCVVITGSEKAFAAGADIKEMADKSFVDMFMSDFFGTETEQLLKMRKPVIAAVAGYALGGGCELAMMCDFIIAADNAKFGQPEINLGVVAGIGGTQRLTRFVGKSKSMEMHLTGRFMDADEAERSGLVSRVVPAKKLMDEAMAAAQKIAEKSLLTTMAVKEAVNRSYEMTLREGLLFERRLFHSLFATEDQSEGMNAFLEKREAQFRGK, via the coding sequence ATGGCTTACGAGACCCTAATCGTCGAAACCGAAGACCACGTTGCCCTTATCAAACTGAACCGGCCCGAGGCGCTGAACGCGCTGAACTCCCAACTGCTGGGGGAATTGGCCGAGGCGTTGAAAGCGGCGGAAGAAAACGAAAAGGTGCGCTGCGTTGTCATCACCGGATCGGAAAAGGCATTTGCCGCCGGGGCCGACATCAAGGAAATGGCCGACAAAAGCTTTGTCGACATGTTCATGTCCGATTTCTTTGGCACCGAAACAGAACAGTTGCTGAAAATGCGCAAACCCGTGATTGCCGCAGTGGCCGGCTATGCGCTGGGCGGTGGCTGCGAACTGGCGATGATGTGCGATTTTATTATTGCGGCGGACAACGCAAAATTCGGCCAGCCCGAAATCAATCTGGGTGTGGTGGCCGGTATTGGCGGCACCCAGCGTTTGACGCGGTTTGTGGGTAAATCCAAATCCATGGAAATGCACCTGACAGGCCGTTTCATGGACGCGGACGAGGCCGAGCGTTCTGGTCTGGTCAGCCGCGTTGTGCCAGCGAAAAAGCTGATGGACGAGGCAATGGCCGCAGCACAAAAGATCGCTGAAAAATCCCTGCTGACGACGATGGCCGTCAAAGAGGCCGTGAACCGGTCCTATGAAATGACCCTGCGCGAAGGGCTGCTGTTTGAGCGCCGCCTGTTCCATTCGCTGTTTGCCACCGAAGATCAGTCAGAAGGCATGAACGCCTTTCTGGAAAAACGCGAGGCACAGTTTCGCGGTAAATAA